A single region of the Triticum dicoccoides isolate Atlit2015 ecotype Zavitan chromosome 2B, WEW_v2.0, whole genome shotgun sequence genome encodes:
- the LOC119366126 gene encoding V-type proton ATPase subunit D-like encodes MSGQSQRLNVVPTVTMLGVVKARLIGATRGHALLKKKSDALTVQFRAILKKIVATKESMGEAMRASSFSLAEAKYVAGDGVRHVVLQSVRSASLRVRSHQENVAGVKLPKFTHFVNPAGASSGGPSGASPSLTGLARGGQQVSACRAAHVKAIEVLVELASLQTSFLTLDEAIKTTNRRVNALENVVKPRLENTITYIKGELDELEREDFFRLKKIQGYKRREVERQMAAAKLFAEEQLAEDLALKRGVSIGGATNILVGGGDKDEDIIF; translated from the coding sequence ATGTCAGGGCAGAGCCAGCGCCTGAACGTGGTGCCGACGGTGACGATGCTgggggtggtgaaggcgcggctgaTCGGCGCGACGCGGGGCCACGCGCTGCTCAAGAAGAAGTCGGACGCGCTCACGGTGCAGTTCCGCGCCATCCTCAAGAAGATCGTCGCCACCAAGGAGTCCATGGGCGaggccatgcgcgcctcctccttcTCGCTCGCCGAGGCCAAGTACGTGGCCGGCGACGGCGTGCGCCACGTcgtgctccagtccgtccgctccgCCTCGCTCCGCGTCCGCTCCCACCAGGAGAACGTCGCCGGGGTCAAGCTGCCCAAGTTCACCCACTTCGTCAACCCCGCCGGCGCCTCCTCCGGCGGGCCCTCCGGCGCCTCCCCCAGCCTCACCGGCCTCGCCCGCGGGGGGCAGCAGGTCTCTGCCTGCCGCGCCGCCCACGTCAAGGCCATCGAGGTGCTCGTCGAGCTCGCCTCGCTCCAGACCTCCTTCCTCACCCTCGACGAGGCCATCAAGACCACCAACCGCCGCGTCAACGCCCTCGAGAACGTCGTCAAGCCCAGGCTCGAGAACACCATCACCTACATCAAGGGCGAGCTCGACGAGCTCGAGCGCGAGGACTTCTTCCGGCTCAAGAAGATCCAGGGATACAAGAGGAGGGAGGTCGAGCGCCAGATGGCCGCGGCCAAGCTCTTCGCCGAGGAGCAGCTCGCCGAGGATCTCGCCCTCAAGAGGGGCGTCTCCATCGGGGGCGCCACCAACATACTCGTCGGCGGCGGAGACAAGGACGAAGACATCATCTTCTGA